The sequence AGCGAAAGGGTATATCCCACCACTTTGATCTTCTCATCCACCATATTGGTATTCAATACATCGGAAACAATATAGGGAAGATCTTCTGAACTCACATGTTCTTTCTTGTCACCCAGTTCAATGACTCTTTGTGTAACCTTTTCCATGGATTCCCGATCCAGGGATATGCCCCATGCTTCAAGGTTCTTCTTAATATTGGCCTTACCTGAGGTTTTCCCCAGGGCATATTTTCTTTTTCTTCCAAACCGTTCCGGCAGCAGCTCGTTGTAATAAAGCTGCCTTTTGTTGTCTCCGTCGGCATGAACCCCACAGGTCTGCGTAAAAACATTTTCTCCGATCAAGGGTTTATTAGAAGGAATACGGACACCGGAGAAACTTTCCACCAGCTTGCTTACGGGATATAACTGAGATTCATCTACATTGATCTCAAAATCCGTGTGGTCTTTAATCACTCCTACCACGCTAGATAAAGGAGCATTCCCGGCTCGCTCGCCCAGTCCGTTCACTGTGGTATGCACGCCCTTCATCCCGGCATTTAATCCCGCGTAAGAATTGGCAATAGACAGATCGTAGTCGTTATGGGCATGGAAGTCGAAATGCAATGAGGGGTAGCGCTCAACCATTTCCGCACAATACTGATAGACTTCATCTTGATTGAGTATACCCAATGTATCCGGTAGCATAAACCGTTTTACCGGCTCATGCTGAAGATTATCCAGATAGTAAAAAACATAATCTTTAGAATTGTTCATGCCATTGGACCAGTCTTCAAGAAATATGTTCACCTCCAGGCCCATATCAG comes from Bacteroidales bacterium and encodes:
- a CDS encoding 2-isopropylmalate synthase, translated to MDTTLRDGEQTSGVSFSELEKLTMAKKLLADVKVDRIEIASARVSRGEFEATRKITEWAANNGYLNQVEVLGFLDGTQSLEWIEKSGARVVNLLTKGSINHLKYQLKKSKEEHVEDIRNFIHKATDMGLEVNIFLEDWSNGMNNSKDYVFYYLDNLQHEPVKRFMLPDTLGILNQDEVYQYCAEMVERYPSLHFDFHAHNDYDLSIANSYAGLNAGMKGVHTTVNGLGERAGNAPLSSVVGVIKDHTDFEINVDESQLYPVSKLVESFSGVRIPSNKPLIGENVFTQTCGVHADGDNKRQLYYNELLPERFGRKRKYALGKTSGKANIKKNLEAWGISLDRESMEKVTQRVIELGDKKEHVSSEDLPYIVSDVLNTNMVDEKIKVVGYTLSLTKGLRPVASLNVEIDNVQYQETSEGDGQYDAFTKALKKIYSNLGKEFPKLMDYMVTIPPGGNTDALVETIITWEYGGEDFKTRGLDADQTESAIKATTKMLNLLENRMEMKNHGQRKMQASK